A stretch of Paludisphaera borealis DNA encodes these proteins:
- a CDS encoding MBL fold metallo-hydrolase, whose amino-acid sequence MIESPFAPERRLTFLGTGTSTGVPILGCDCPVCTSDDPRNQRTRPSVLMSFPAGNLLIDTTPEMRIQLLREKIRRVHAIAFTHHHADHLYGLDDARLFPKWIGGPVPVFCEQDTEEYIKRVFSYAFREESRDWPPGFIPKIQFVRIEPGGEFEVLGQRILPLRLHHGSFTVLGFRVGDLAYCTDVNRIPEASFDALQGLDTLILDALRYESHPTHFSLDEALGVVERLKPKRTFFTHLSHSFDHGYVEERLPADVRLAYDGLIVPF is encoded by the coding sequence TTGATCGAAAGCCCTTTTGCTCCCGAGCGGCGGCTGACCTTCCTGGGGACCGGAACTTCGACAGGGGTTCCGATCCTGGGGTGCGACTGCCCCGTCTGCACGTCGGACGACCCTCGGAACCAGCGGACGCGGCCGAGCGTCCTGATGTCGTTCCCCGCCGGCAACCTGCTGATCGACACCACGCCCGAGATGCGGATTCAGCTCCTCCGCGAGAAGATCCGGCGGGTCCACGCGATCGCGTTCACGCATCATCACGCCGACCACCTCTACGGTCTCGACGACGCCCGGTTGTTCCCCAAGTGGATCGGCGGCCCGGTGCCGGTCTTCTGCGAGCAGGACACCGAGGAGTACATCAAGCGGGTGTTTTCCTACGCGTTTCGCGAGGAGTCGCGCGACTGGCCCCCGGGGTTCATCCCCAAGATCCAGTTCGTCCGGATCGAGCCGGGCGGGGAGTTCGAAGTCCTGGGTCAGCGGATTCTGCCGTTGCGGCTGCATCACGGCAGCTTCACGGTCCTGGGCTTCCGGGTGGGCGACCTCGCCTATTGCACCGACGTCAACCGCATCCCCGAGGCGAGCTTCGACGCGCTTCAAGGGCTCGACACGCTGATTCTCGACGCCCTCCGCTACGAGTCTCACCCCACCCATTTCAGCCTCGACGAGGCCCTGGGGGTCGTCGAGCGGCTCAAGCCGAAACGCACGTTTTTCACACACCTGTCGCACAGTTTCGATCACGGCTATGTCGAGGAACGCCTGCCCGCCGACGTCCGGCTGGCGTACGACGGACTGATCGTGCCTTTTTAG
- a CDS encoding GNAT family N-acetyltransferase, which produces MIQTERLILREWLDDDLAPFAALNADERVVEFLPGLLSREQSDATAASIRDHFARQGFGRWAVEVPGVAPFIGFVGLSVPSFETHFTPCVEIGWRLACEHWGRGYATEAARAALRFGFDELGLDEIVSFTVPDNLRSRAVMERIGMQRSPVDDFDHPSLPAGHRLRRHVLYRLSRNPDASRP; this is translated from the coding sequence ATGATCCAGACTGAGAGACTGATCCTTCGAGAATGGCTCGACGACGATCTCGCACCGTTCGCCGCGTTGAACGCCGATGAGCGAGTCGTCGAGTTCCTGCCCGGCCTGCTGAGCCGCGAGCAGAGCGATGCGACGGCGGCGTCGATTCGCGACCATTTCGCCCGTCAAGGCTTTGGTCGCTGGGCCGTCGAGGTCCCGGGCGTCGCTCCGTTCATCGGCTTCGTCGGCCTGTCGGTCCCATCGTTCGAGACGCATTTCACCCCTTGCGTCGAGATCGGCTGGCGACTCGCCTGCGAGCACTGGGGACGCGGCTACGCGACCGAAGCCGCCCGCGCCGCGCTCCGGTTCGGCTTCGACGAACTCGGACTCGACGAGATCGTCTCCTTCACCGTCCCCGACAACCTCCGGTCGCGCGCCGTCATGGAGCGGATCGGCATGCAACGCTCGCCCGTCGACGACTTCGACCACCCGAGCCTGCCCGCCGGCCACCGCCTGCGGCGGCATGTCCTGTATCGACTGAGTCGCAACCCCGACGCGAGCCGTCCCTGA